The Streptomyces noursei ATCC 11455 sequence CCGACGCCGCGGACTCGGTGGCTGCTGCGGACTCGGCGGATCAGGCCGGTTCGGTGGATCGGGTCGGTTCGGTGTATCCGGCCTGCTCGGCGGGTCCGGTCGGTTCGGCGGGTCCGGTCGGTTCGATGGAACGGGTCGCTTCAGGCTGCTCATGAATCGATGGTACGGAACATTCGGAAAAACGTGAAGGGTCGAAATCTTGCTGTGGAGATCGTCGTGGAGGCCGTCGTCAGGTGCGGGCCGCCGCGCCCACCGTGACGCCCCGTGCCCGCTCGGGCACCTCCGTGACGGCCGTCAACAGCATCACGGAGTCCTCGATCGCCTGCAGGCCGTGCCGCGCGTGCGGGATCGCCGTGACATCGCCGGCGACCAGCTCCTGGCCGCCGCCCTGGCCGGTCAGCCGGACCCGGCCGCGCAGGATCTGAAGGCTCGCCGCCGGCGGCGTGTTGTGCTCGTCCAGCGCGGTGCCCGCGAGCAGCGCGATCACGGTCTGCCGCAGCGGCCCGTCGTGGACGAACAGATGGGCGCTGCGCCCGTGTGCGGAGGCCCTGGCGTCGTCGAGCTGGTCGCGGACGAGGGTTTCGAGGTTCACCATCGCGCTCGCCTTTCGGATGCGGACCGGCCGGCTTCCGCGCCTGGACCGACGGCCGGGCTTCCCCTTCCATCGTTCTCCGTGGCCCGCACGGCGCAACCGGGACGTTCCGTGGCGGTGCCGGTGGATCCGGGACGCAATTGGGACGTCCGGGTGCTTGCCGGTAACAGGCGGCCCGCCGTGCGCTAGTTGATCTCCACGGTCCGTACGATGCGAGGCGATCCCTTGATCGAAAGATTGATAGATCGACGGGCCGGAGGCCGAATCGTGCGACCCACCAGTCCCACCCCCACACCGACCGCGAAGGCTGTGTAACCGTGGCCGACCCCACCGCGTTGAACGAACCCTCCGCCGTGTCCGACCCGGACGGGCCCCCGGCGCGGTTCCTGACCGTGATGACGACCACCGACAGCGAGCAGAAGGCGGAGCGGCTGGCCCGCGGGGCCATCGAGGGCCGGCTCGCCGCCTGCGCCCAGATCAGCGCGCCGGTGACCTCGGTGTTCCGCTGGGACGGCGCCGTGGAGACCAACCAGGAGTGGCAGGTGCTGTTCAAGACGGCGAGCGCGCGCTACGCGGCGCTGGAGGCGTACCTCCTCGACGCGCACGACTACGAGACCCCGGAGATCATCGCGACCCCGGTCACCCACGGTGGCGCCGGATACCTCGCCTGGGTCGCAGAGGAGACGAGCTGACGTGCCGAGGACAGCTGACGTGCCGGGGGTGGTCGACGTGACGGGGGCGGCCGGCGAGTTGAAGGCGGCCGATCCGCGGAGGGCGACCGACGTGTCGAGGACAGGTGACGGGCCGCGGGCAACTGACGGGCCGGGCGCGGCCGATGCGCCGAGACCGCCCCGCGGGCGGCACCGGGCCGACGTCCGGACGCGCCGGCGGAGCAGGGCGGTGACCATCGCCCTGGGCATGGCCTTCGGCCTCGCCACCGCCCCGGTGAGCCACGCGGCCGAGACCGACCCCGGTGCCCACGGCACCCAGTCCACCTTCACCCACGAGTCCCAACCCCGCGCCACCTGGACCAACAAGGACGCCAAGGCGTTCTGGACCCCGCGGCGGATGGCCGAGGCGGCCCCGCCCGTGCGCGGTACCGGGCGGCCCGCCGCGTCCAACCAACTCGCGCCGACCGCCGAGCACTTCGACGGCATCCCGTCCGTCGGCGTGCTGTTCTCGGTGGACGGGGAGGCCCGCGAGCACCACTGCACCGCCAGTGTGGTGCACAGCCCGCGCGGCAACCTGCTCCTCACCGCCGGGCACTGCAACCCGGGAGCGCGCGCCGCGTTCGTCCCCCAGTACCAGTCGGGGGTGGACACCCAGCCCTACGGGGTGTGGGCCATCGAGGACAGCTTCGCCTACGCCGACCGCGGCACCACCGGCAGCGGTGCCGACCTCGACTTCGCCTTCGCCACCGTCGCCCCGGACGACTCCGGCCGGCACATCGAGGACGTCACCGGCGGCAACGTCCTGACCGCGACGCCCGGTTACCGCAACCAGGTGAGCGTCATCGGCTACCCCACCGTCCGCAGCGACCCGCAGGACCGGGCCGTGCGCTGCTCCGCCACCACCGCGCGCCTGGCGGGCACCCGCCAACTCCGCATGGAGTGCAACGGGTTCTACGGCGGCACCTCGGGCGGCCCCTGGCTCACCAACATCGACCCGCAGACCCACACCGGCCAGGTCATCGGCGTCATCGGCGGCGTCAACGGCGGCGGCCCCAGCGGCCCGCACAGCGACCGGACCTCCTACAGCCCGTACTTCGGGAAGGAGATCCTCGACCTCTACGACCGCGCAACCCAGGCCCAGCAGGAAGGGGCGAGCGGGACGAGCGGATAGCGGCCCCGCGCCACCGAGGAGGGCCGGGTGGCGGCGCCCTAACGGAGCGCCGCCGTCAGGCCCTTCTCCTTGGGGCCGAGGAAGTGCGGATCGGGCCGCAGCACCGCCTCCGCGGTCGCCTTGCCCGCCGCGAAGATCTCCCGCACCCCGCCGTACGCCCAGGTCACGTCGTGGTCGGCGGCGACCCCCACGCCGTACGCGTCGATCCCGGCCGCCGTGCACAGCGCCAGCGCCCGCCGGATGTGGAATCCCTGGCTGACCAGCACCGCCCGGTCCACCCCGAAGATCCGATGGGCGCGTGTGCAGGAGTCCCAGGTGTCGAAGCCCGCATAGTCGCTGACGATCTTGTGGGCCGGGACGCCGTGCCG is a genomic window containing:
- a CDS encoding cupin: MVNLETLVRDQLDDARASAHGRSAHLFVHDGPLRQTVIALLAGTALDEHNTPPAASLQILRGRVRLTGQGGGQELVAGDVTAIPHARHGLQAIEDSVMLLTAVTEVPERARGVTVGAAART
- a CDS encoding trypsin-like serine peptidase, whose protein sequence is MTIALGMAFGLATAPVSHAAETDPGAHGTQSTFTHESQPRATWTNKDAKAFWTPRRMAEAAPPVRGTGRPAASNQLAPTAEHFDGIPSVGVLFSVDGEAREHHCTASVVHSPRGNLLLTAGHCNPGARAAFVPQYQSGVDTQPYGVWAIEDSFAYADRGTTGSGADLDFAFATVAPDDSGRHIEDVTGGNVLTATPGYRNQVSVIGYPTVRSDPQDRAVRCSATTARLAGTRQLRMECNGFYGGTSGGPWLTNIDPQTHTGQVIGVIGGVNGGGPSGPHSDRTSYSPYFGKEILDLYDRATQAQQEGASGTSG
- the cutA gene encoding divalent-cation tolerance protein CutA: MADPTALNEPSAVSDPDGPPARFLTVMTTTDSEQKAERLARGAIEGRLAACAQISAPVTSVFRWDGAVETNQEWQVLFKTASARYAALEAYLLDAHDYETPEIIATPVTHGGAGYLAWVAEETS